In the Primulina eburnea isolate SZY01 chromosome 15, ASM2296580v1, whole genome shotgun sequence genome, GTTTTAGTTtgtttagttattttctttttctctctaGTTATTTCTCTCTCTTGTTGGTGTGTCTTGTTGATTAATGAAATTGCTAAGTGTTTTAGTCACATGTTGTAACACTGCTAACAACATCTGATCTAATTTGTTTGAATCCAGGGGGAGACGTTTCTCTAACTCAGGGGGAGTTTTGCTGATTAATATTTTGTGTGTTTTGTCCAGAAAACTAAAAAAGGAGATTGAAAGGtttattctttaaatatattttcttttttgataatattgtatattaaaaatatagagTTTTGTCTTTTTAACCTAATGATATTTATGATATACTCTAGATTTGatctttttatttaaaagattttatttcACAATGAACTCTTGTTTCATATTTTGCAGCTATCTATTCAATGAATAATATCTAGGACAAAGAGAACTtataaataatagataatagaTGCTACAGAACTAGAGAGATAAATAGAGAGAGGCAatagaaaaatagaaaatcATAAAAGGCTCATGTCTCGGAACATTGTTGTGTTTCCATGAAGTACTGAAGATACTCAATCACAACACCTTGGTAAAGTGTTGCTTGAGAATAGATTATTGAACGAGATTTTGGCTTCATAGAGTTTGCATTCATAGTTGTCTGATTATTTTGGTGATAGATATTTTGGATATTTTTTACTCCCTCGATCTGTTATGGGAGTTGACTTTTCTTTATTCGCTAGTATTGCTTTTGTGTGATCTGACGTTATTTTATAGTGAATTTTTTATCTGGAGTCACAACACAAGTGTGTACACTTGTGCTGTTGTGAATGATTATTTTTGTGTCTTAATTTATTTATCAAGATTAGTTGTGTGTTAAATTAAAATTCATTATATATTTAGTATTTTTATGTCAAACAACCCTCTCTCCTTTTTTGCCTcaaattacaaaatatttaattcttcTTTAACAAAAAAtgtcttaaataaataattataagaaaatttaaTATGTATGCATGCATAGACCAAAGGTCGctgatattttttaattaagttcGTCCGAaaccttttaaaaaaatttgtttgatCGTAAAAGATTGCAGATTCTGTTGGTGCTTTTATCGTGATGGATATGGGTCATGTTAGTGGACTTGTCCCTGTTTCTGTTGTTGCCAATCCTTATAAATTCTGTGACATCGTAAACACCACAACACAGAAGGTTGGTCTTTTTCATTATTGGCATTACATGCTTTAGAGGTATAAATTTGGAACTTGACACCTCGAACAAAGTTTACATGATCGTATATCTTCATTGATTTGCGACACCATAGAGGTCATCCTTCAGTCTGTACGTTTATATGATCTCCACATAAAAACTGGACATGTTTCTTTGAGTCTCTGAGAGGTCCTAGAGGTGGCATGATCTTTGAGTCTCTGAAGGGGCTTACGGTTTGTTTAAAACACGCAAAATCAGCAGAGTTCAAGGCTTATCAAACAAGGTGCTTgatgttttttttctttctctGATTATGTTCCTATCATGTATGTATATTTTGACGCCTTGTTTTGTCTCATAGGTGGTCTCCAACTGTAATGCTCTGGCAAACCGGCTAATGGAGTTGGGAACAAACTGGTCTCTGGGGGTAGCGATAACCATCTGGTCCTTGTTGATCTTCGTGTCATTTAAGAATTATTCAACTAGACTCAAATTGTCATTTATTATCATACTATTCCGTTGCTATGTTATATCCTTTGCAACAACTTCTGTTGTCCCTATGGCAATAACCGGGAGTTGCATGTATGGAGTTGGACAATCCTCCTtttttgagctagcttttgggattGAGTAAGGTCTAAATCTCCATCTTTCAAGAGCTTGCACTAGAACTTGTTTACCGATTTCAAACTTGCAGGTGACAAATTAAATACGCATTGGCACTCACAGCTATGCCTACGAGAGGGCTTGGTGAAGACCAATTTTTGCAGGGGAAGATTTTATTCATGAGGGTGTGCGAATTAAACTTGAAGCTAGGAAATCACTTACAGGCTCCAAGCCACGAGATTTCATGAAATTTGTGACTTCCCTAGATTTTTAGCAGGGTAAGTATTTTTGGTATATCAAAAATCTAAATGACACGATGACCACAAAGGCAGTTAGTTTATGCTCCTTCATTCTTTACACATAGCAAGTATAGATAGATGATAAATGTTATGACATTAATGGGTTTTATGAGACTATACTTTTAAGAAAGTGGGACAAGAATTCCAAAGAAAACATTTTTCTATTGCAAAGAAAGAGCATTTCCTATATGTTACAATATTGAAAACCTTATGTGCAGCTGATTTGGATTTACATGATGGAGAATTCATCTTGGAGGCCGTCTAATTCTCCTTTAAGACTATGTTGCTGTATGATCATAACTGAAGCACTTACTGAAAAATCCGAGGCTGATAGAATATCTCCGATGGGGCCGAGCTCCGGGCACTCTTCCCAGTCATTCATTCCCACTGTCAAAATCGAATTCACCCTCCCGCCTCGTCCCACGATGAAAAGACCATACTGCCCTTCAAGCGACCTCAATGTAGAAAATGTCTGCCCAGAGTTAACCAGGTATTTTTCCATATATGCGACATGCCCTCCAGCCACATATCTATCATAGAAATCCGCAAAGCATTCATCATCAACTTTCATTTCTTCTTGATGCTCTGTGGTGTTGGATTTTGCAATTGTGATTCTTGATGACACGCTGTCTCCTGTGGCTTCTAAAAGGAACCTTATAACAGTAAGTTTCACCCCTGGGTGTCGTGCTACTCGACCCGCGTAGACTAGTGCTTCTCTGTCATCCTTGCCACCAATGAATATTACAGCTGCATGAAGAGATATGGAAGTTCTTGATATTATGGTCGATCCAAGTCCCCGGTCGACTAAAATTCCGACTGAGCACGGAGCATGACGAAGGATCTGTGGAAAGGTTTAAAAGCCATTAGGACACCAAAATGTTTTGCCTTTCAAACTTCAGTTCTACTAAAAACAACTTAACTATAAGTGTTTATATTATTAAGATCTTTTTACACTACAAAAATCCAAGCGTTACATTGTAATAATCTAGTCACATAGTCAATGAGACTTGATAGTAAGATTACGTAggagaattttttaaaaaaattagtaatgTAATACAAACATAATGTCACTTGATGAATGATGCGACTGGTTGCACGCCGTTTGTTAGCTTTGCCACTGAATGGAACACTCGTGCATAATACATACCTTGCGATTGACATGTCGGAAACCGGAATGGCCCAAATTCAGCCTACCACTGGCTTCTTGTTGCTTGTGAAAGGGCAGTATTATGAGTGAAACCATAAGATCCTCGGCCAGAATGCACACATCTTGATGCATGCTATTCAGAGTCGAAAGTGCAAAGATTCGTTTTGTGCTGATTCCATCTCCATCATCATTTAAATAAGCGTTTATTCCATTTGTTATTTGTTCTCTCATTTCCACTACAGTTGGATCGGTGACAGTCACAGAATCCCCCCCTTCACTATGATGTGTTATTGTGGCTGCTATTCTGTCTGTCAACTCTATCATGTCTGTAGCATAAACCATGATCCCTGGATCAGCAGCCCCTCTGGTAATTCCCATTAAATTTATGGCTGAAGAAACATTTTGTGGTCCGTGTATGCAAAGAAGAACACGAAGTTCGTTCGACGGATTAAGCCATTGAAGTGCCATTCTTTGAGTTGGAGAGCGTTTCCTTGCACGTTCAATGATATTTGCCACGACCAACGGGGTGTAGATTATGGTGAGAAATGTCACAAACACCATAGCGATACTTGTTGAGATACTTGTG is a window encoding:
- the LOC140815164 gene encoding cation/H(+) antiporter 28-like, with product MDLWNGNSAFKSFTNAAACRTTTLTTVALYMLGFFFIVFLCNFLHILLRNLSQPRIISESIVGLFLSNLPIIRRHSIGEETEKTFQYIVEGGMILHMFVVGLEIDPHIFLHLPSKEAKVACTGVLTTFVMASLVTPFLSIPELPNVTFNLCLSVILSDTAYPLLTRLITDLKIGKSDIGRFVVSASVHNALVSTILISFGFIIFDPSKGFAYRRLKDVFVMAAVLVIEIVLSAKLTPVIMNWVNRENPDGKPMKGSHLVLAVAYIVMVCCFSPILANYNSVLSAFLAGVFMPREGRLAKMMISKVNYFFTAIFNPLFFFWVGLEAQLSQFGAAHIGTWAKLIFLFLIATAGKVIGSWVSGVMLGFHWQDSIAIGLLLTIKGHFHVYLAIMTSTMKLTSISTSIAMVFVTFLTIIYTPLVVANIIERARKRSPTQRMALQWLNPSNELRVLLCIHGPQNVSSAINLMGITRGAADPGIMVYATDMIELTDRIAATITHHSEGGDSVTVTDPTVVEMREQITNGINAYLNDDGDGISTKRIFALSTLNSMHQDVCILAEDLMVSLIILPFHKQQEASGRLNLGHSGFRHVNRKILRHAPCSVGILVDRGLGSTIISRTSISLHAAVIFIGGKDDREALVYAGRVARHPGVKLTVIRFLLEATGDSVSSRITIAKSNTTEHQEEMKVDDECFADFYDRYVAGGHVAYMEKYLVNSGQTFSTLRSLEGQYGLFIVGRGGRVNSILTVGMNDWEECPELGPIGDILSASDFSVSASVMIIQQHSLKGELDGLQDEFSIM